One genomic region from Leptolyngbyaceae cyanobacterium JSC-12 encodes:
- a CDS encoding uridylate kinase (IMG reference gene:2510098688~PFAM: Amino acid kinase family~TIGRFAM: uridylate kinase), translated as MGITYQRVVLKLSGEALMGELQYGIDPEVVQSIAQEVADVVANGVQVAIVVGGGNIFRGIKGAAAGMDRATADYIGMIATVMNSMTLQDALERIGVPTRVQTAIAMQEIAEPYIRRRAIRHLEKGRVVIFGAGSGNPFFTTDTTAALRAAEIGADVLFKATKVDGVYDSDPRVNPAAHRYQTLNYGHVLTQDLRVMDTAAISLCKDNNIPIIVFNLSVKGNVRRAVMGEQIGTLVGGYCEIS; from the coding sequence ATGGGCATAACTTATCAGCGGGTTGTACTAAAGTTAAGCGGCGAAGCCTTAATGGGTGAGTTGCAATACGGGATCGATCCTGAAGTGGTGCAAAGCATCGCTCAAGAGGTGGCGGATGTGGTCGCGAATGGAGTACAAGTTGCCATCGTAGTTGGCGGAGGCAATATCTTTCGAGGCATTAAGGGAGCTGCTGCCGGGATGGATCGTGCCACAGCAGATTATATTGGCATGATCGCAACAGTCATGAACTCTATGACGTTGCAAGATGCGCTAGAACGGATTGGTGTGCCCACCCGGGTTCAAACTGCGATCGCGATGCAGGAGATTGCAGAACCCTATATTCGGCGACGGGCAATTCGGCATCTAGAGAAAGGTCGGGTTGTGATTTTTGGTGCGGGGTCTGGCAACCCATTTTTCACAACAGACACCACAGCTGCTCTACGAGCGGCTGAAATTGGGGCGGATGTACTATTCAAAGCAACTAAAGTTGATGGAGTGTACGACTCTGATCCACGGGTAAATCCGGCAGCTCATCGATATCAAACTTTGAATTATGGTCATGTTCTTACTCAAGACTTACGGGTAATGGACACTGCTGCCATATCCTTATGTAAGGACAATAATATTCCCATCATTGTGTTCAACCTTTCAGTCAAAGGAAATGTACGTCGAGCCGTGATGGGAGAACAAATTGGAACGCTTGTTGGAGGTTATTGTGAAATTAGCTGA
- a CDS encoding Peroxiredoxin (IMG reference gene:2510098689~PFAM: AhpC/TSA family) — protein sequence MGTEIGGYAPDFELPGTDDTVHHLARYLEKFRAVGVVFMCNHCPYVQRYLERMKAIQAEFADQGFTLIGINPNDAEQFPDDSFDNMQRFVVERQINFPYLRDVTQEVAHSFGAEKTPHVFLLNQAGVLCYSGLIDDSPNDPDGVKVQYLRDAIAQILSGADVTPTSTKPVGCSVKWRI from the coding sequence ATGGGCACTGAGATTGGGGGCTACGCTCCAGATTTTGAATTACCAGGAACAGACGATACGGTTCATCACTTGGCTCGTTACTTAGAAAAGTTTCGGGCGGTGGGGGTGGTGTTTATGTGCAATCACTGCCCTTACGTGCAGCGCTATTTAGAGCGTATGAAGGCAATTCAGGCAGAATTCGCAGATCAAGGATTTACGCTGATTGGCATCAATCCGAATGATGCAGAGCAGTTTCCGGATGATAGTTTCGACAACATGCAGCGGTTTGTAGTAGAGCGGCAGATCAACTTCCCTTACCTGCGAGATGTTACTCAGGAGGTGGCTCATAGTTTTGGTGCTGAAAAAACCCCCCACGTCTTTCTGCTGAATCAAGCGGGTGTACTATGTTACAGCGGCTTGATTGATGATAGTCCTAACGATCCTGATGGAGTCAAAGTTCAATATTTACGGGATGCGATCGCCCAAATTTTGAGTGGTGCTGATGTGACTCCAACCTCCACAAAACCAGTGGGTTGTTCCGTAAAGTGGCGGATATGA
- a CDS encoding agmatinase (IMG reference gene:2510098690~PFAM: Arginase family~TIGRFAM: agmatinase), whose amino-acid sequence MPVQTLVSSVPFLGPDVAADYARARVVILPIPFEATTTYRRGCEHGPAAILDASQQVEYYDDDHDREMWEVGIYTAAAIADTRNGHKVPSEAMLQVTQATVANLIADGKFVIALGGEHSITAGVVAAYQQAYPNEAFTVVQIDAHGDLRHEYEGSIHNHACVMKRVVDMGLPTVQIGIRSICKEEADLIREKQLTVIRAREIALQPNWMDRALAGIQTEKVFLTIDLDGIDPTLIPGVGTPEPGGLHWFALLTFLQQVFEQHDVIGADVMELAPIADSVVSEFTAAKLVYKLIGYQALAKGW is encoded by the coding sequence ATGCCAGTGCAAACATTAGTGTCTTCTGTTCCATTTTTAGGTCCGGATGTTGCAGCGGATTATGCTCGTGCTCGGGTTGTGATCCTGCCCATCCCTTTCGAGGCAACGACTACCTATCGGCGTGGCTGTGAGCATGGCCCAGCCGCTATCTTAGATGCCTCCCAACAAGTTGAATATTATGATGATGACCACGATCGCGAAATGTGGGAAGTTGGTATTTACACAGCCGCTGCGATCGCGGATACCCGCAATGGGCACAAAGTGCCGTCTGAAGCCATGTTGCAAGTCACTCAGGCAACCGTCGCTAATCTGATTGCAGACGGTAAATTTGTCATTGCCCTGGGCGGCGAACATAGCATTACGGCTGGCGTAGTTGCAGCCTATCAGCAAGCCTACCCTAACGAAGCATTTACCGTTGTACAAATCGATGCTCATGGGGATTTGCGCCATGAATACGAAGGCTCCATTCATAACCATGCCTGCGTGATGAAGCGGGTCGTTGATATGGGATTGCCCACAGTGCAAATTGGCATTCGCAGTATTTGTAAAGAAGAAGCCGATCTCATCCGCGAAAAGCAACTCACTGTGATTCGGGCACGAGAAATTGCTCTCCAACCCAACTGGATGGATCGTGCTCTGGCTGGGATTCAAACTGAAAAAGTGTTTCTCACCATTGATCTGGATGGAATTGACCCAACTCTGATACCTGGTGTAGGGACTCCGGAGCCTGGCGGCTTGCACTGGTTTGCCTTGCTCACGTTTTTGCAGCAAGTGTTTGAGCAGCATGATGTGATTGGTGCGGATGTGATGGAACTAGCACCAATTGCTGATTCGGTAGTTTCAGAGTTCACAGCCGCCAAGTTGGTTTATAAACTAATTGGGTATCAGGCACTAGCCAAAGGCTGGTAG
- a CDS encoding hypothetical protein (IMG reference gene:2510098691) yields the protein MAGRPFHWAIAVSSLAVSFSATEIVSALPSEPNYFCYERTVYGQVINLNSYCKQTPGVSSKNNSGNATRTTRTRNVEPADTIPIEVKSDVKQKLDFSELNFDNGILLGSIRNKSGKAMGISYINFKAYQRKDASNWKLIDTGRARVLDEELKPGKTTSFEGSVRVKADKIVITGAN from the coding sequence ATGGCAGGAAGACCATTTCATTGGGCGATCGCTGTTTCGTCTCTAGCGGTTTCCTTTAGTGCGACTGAGATTGTCAGCGCTTTACCCAGTGAACCCAATTATTTTTGCTATGAAAGAACCGTTTATGGTCAGGTGATTAACCTGAATAGCTATTGCAAACAAACCCCAGGTGTGTCGTCTAAGAACAATAGCGGCAATGCTACAAGAACTACAAGAACTAGAAACGTGGAACCTGCTGATACTATACCAATTGAAGTAAAGTCGGATGTAAAGCAGAAATTAGATTTCTCGGAATTGAATTTTGACAATGGCATTCTGCTCGGCTCAATCAGAAACAAATCTGGCAAGGCAATGGGTATTTCCTATATCAATTTCAAAGCCTATCAGCGAAAAGATGCCTCAAATTGGAAGCTGATTGATACTGGTCGTGCTCGCGTGTTAGACGAAGAATTGAAGCCCGGAAAGACCACTTCATTTGAAGGTTCGGTGCGAGTTAAAGCCGACAAAATTGTGATCACTGGTGCAAACTAA
- a CDS encoding hypothetical protein (IMG reference gene:2510098692) codes for MQRNWLAALAGMLTLAIVGCASEETPPPAATSPTPSPTVAASPAPSPFPNASPSPAAAQTLTTQNPAQPVPGLIPPTNAQERQKQVKAEIKANQNSDPFATLPPELPKLTTNTKPVPQVSQLPANRPAGTTGTTAQPGTTATRPGFPGIPKTGQAGAPKKEVETPSIPKAQDAPLGFSLPPSRPVAALPPKPSTDNAQAVEVTGVVVVGRTPQAIVVAPGDATSRYVSPGQRISGGKVLVKRIEMGDGSEPVVILEENGVEVARSVGEKPPQVTTKPAA; via the coding sequence ATGCAGCGGAATTGGCTAGCAGCATTAGCTGGAATGTTGACTCTGGCGATCGTGGGATGTGCATCTGAGGAAACTCCGCCACCAGCAGCAACATCCCCTACGCCTAGCCCCACGGTTGCAGCCAGCCCTGCCCCCAGCCCATTCCCGAATGCCAGTCCCTCTCCGGCTGCAGCTCAAACCCTCACTACCCAAAACCCTGCTCAGCCTGTTCCAGGATTAATTCCGCCAACGAATGCCCAGGAACGCCAGAAGCAGGTGAAAGCAGAAATTAAGGCAAACCAGAATAGCGATCCCTTTGCCACTCTGCCACCTGAGTTACCAAAACTCACGACTAACACCAAGCCCGTTCCGCAGGTTTCTCAACTTCCTGCCAACCGTCCTGCGGGGACAACAGGGACAACAGCCCAACCTGGCACAACGGCTACCCGTCCCGGTTTCCCTGGGATTCCTAAAACCGGACAGGCTGGAGCGCCCAAAAAAGAAGTGGAAACACCTTCCATTCCCAAAGCTCAGGATGCACCCCTGGGTTTTAGCCTGCCTCCTAGCCGACCTGTGGCAGCACTGCCCCCTAAACCCTCCACTGATAATGCTCAAGCTGTTGAAGTGACGGGTGTAGTTGTCGTTGGGCGCACACCACAAGCGATAGTGGTAGCGCCAGGAGATGCAACCAGCCGTTATGTTAGCCCTGGACAGCGGATTTCAGGTGGAAAAGTACTGGTGAAGCGGATTGAAATGGGTGATGGTTCCGAACCTGTTGTCATTTTGGAAGAAAATGGTGTGGAAGTGGCTCGCTCAGTGGGTGAAAAACCCCCTCAAGTAACGACAAAACCGGCTGCATAG